From the genome of Streptomyces sp. NBC_01116, one region includes:
- a CDS encoding MBL fold metallo-hydrolase, with the protein MLIAGFPAGAWGTNCYLVAPAAGEECVIIDPGHQAAQGVEETLKKHRLKPVAVVLTHGHIDHVASVVPVCGAHDVPAWIHPEDRYMMSDPEKALGRSIGMPLMGELTVGEPDDVKELTDGSKLTLAGLEFGVSHAPGHTKGSVTFGMPEAADIPPVFFSGDLLFAGSVGRTDLPGGDHAELLKSLARVCLPLDDSTVVLSGHGPQTTIGRERASNPFLNGLDAAPRRGM; encoded by the coding sequence GTGCTCATTGCCGGGTTCCCCGCCGGGGCCTGGGGGACCAATTGCTATCTGGTCGCCCCCGCCGCCGGTGAGGAGTGCGTGATCATCGACCCGGGCCACCAGGCCGCCCAGGGCGTCGAGGAAACGCTGAAGAAGCATCGGCTCAAGCCCGTCGCCGTCGTGCTCACCCACGGCCATATCGACCATGTCGCCTCGGTCGTCCCCGTCTGCGGTGCCCATGACGTCCCCGCCTGGATCCATCCCGAGGACCGCTACATGATGAGCGACCCGGAGAAGGCGCTCGGCCGCTCGATCGGGATGCCGCTCATGGGCGAGCTGACCGTGGGCGAGCCGGACGACGTCAAGGAGCTGACCGACGGCTCGAAGCTGACCCTGGCCGGTCTGGAGTTCGGTGTCTCGCACGCGCCCGGCCATACCAAGGGGTCGGTGACGTTCGGGATGCCCGAGGCCGCGGACATTCCGCCGGTCTTCTTCTCGGGCGACCTGCTCTTCGCCGGCTCCGTCGGACGCACCGACCTGCCCGGCGGCGACCACGCCGAGCTGTTGAAGTCGCTGGCCCGCGTGTGCCTGCCGCTCGACGACTCGACCGTGGTGCTGTCCGGCCACGGACCCCAGACGACCATCGGCCGCGAGCGCGCCTCCAACCCGTTCCTGAACGGGCTGGACGCGGCGCCGCGCCGAGGAATGTAG
- a CDS encoding peptidylprolyl isomerase: protein MSSSEQRRRQLAREKFERQQKRREEARSRTRRVTAIVAASVAVVAVVGVSAFVVAGKDDDKDKKSDAASSQSPAPEPSKSESKAPTPPMKIDKKAKYTMSLDTSQGDIAFSMDAAKTPETVNSFKALADKGYFDDTKCHRLTTQGIFVLQCGDPKGDGTGGPGYNIPDENLDALGKAGADGTVVYPPGTVAMANTGQPDSGGSQYFLVYKETKLPPTYTPFGTMDDASLKAVQKVGEAGVEGGAGDGAPKKAVTVEKAAVEKD, encoded by the coding sequence GTGTCCAGCAGCGAACAGCGGCGGCGGCAGCTCGCCCGGGAAAAGTTCGAGCGCCAGCAGAAGCGCCGGGAGGAGGCCCGCAGCAGGACGAGGCGCGTCACCGCGATCGTCGCGGCCTCGGTGGCCGTGGTCGCCGTCGTGGGCGTGAGCGCGTTCGTCGTGGCGGGCAAGGACGACGACAAGGACAAGAAGAGCGACGCGGCGTCGAGCCAGAGCCCCGCTCCGGAGCCGTCGAAGAGCGAGAGCAAGGCTCCCACGCCGCCGATGAAGATCGACAAAAAGGCGAAGTACACGATGTCGCTCGACACGAGCCAGGGCGACATAGCGTTCTCGATGGACGCGGCGAAGACTCCGGAGACGGTGAACTCCTTCAAGGCACTCGCCGACAAGGGCTACTTCGACGACACCAAGTGCCACCGGCTGACCACCCAGGGCATCTTCGTGCTCCAGTGCGGCGACCCGAAGGGCGACGGCACGGGCGGTCCGGGCTACAACATCCCGGACGAGAACCTGGACGCGCTCGGCAAGGCGGGCGCCGACGGCACGGTCGTCTACCCGCCGGGAACCGTGGCGATGGCCAACACCGGCCAGCCCGACTCCGGTGGCAGCCAGTACTTCCTGGTCTACAAGGAGACGAAGCTCCCGCCCACCTACACCCCGTTCGGCACGATGGACGACGCCTCGCTGAAGGCCGTCCAGAAGGTCGGCGAGGCCGGTGTCGAGGGCGGTGCGGGCGACGGCGCCCCGAAGAAGGCCGTGACGGTCGAGAAGGCCGCGGTCGAGAAGGACTGA
- a CDS encoding DUF349 domain-containing protein — protein MSSDPWGRVDETGTVYVRTAEGEQVVGSWQAGSPEEALAYFERKYDGIVVEIGLLERRVKTTDLSAKDATTAIDHLRQQVDEHHAVGDLDALRKRLDALVATVEARREERKALKAKQTDEAKHAKEALVVEAEELAQSEQWRSAGERLRALVDTWKGLPRLDRKSDDELWHRFSHARSAFSKRRKAHFAALDAQREDARKAKEKLVTEAEALSGSTDWVTTAARYRDLMTEWKAAGRAQRESEDDLWNRFRGAQDIFFAARSGVFAERDAEQGENLKLKEELAAEAEKLVPVKDLKAARAAFRSINERWEAIGHVPRDARPKVEGRMQAVERALQESEESEWRRTNPEARARAAGLTGQLQAAVDKLRGQIDTARAQGNNARADKLAKELEGRQALLDQALKGLEEFGG, from the coding sequence GTGAGCAGCGACCCGTGGGGCCGCGTCGATGAGACGGGCACCGTGTACGTGCGTACGGCCGAGGGCGAGCAGGTCGTCGGATCGTGGCAGGCCGGTTCGCCCGAGGAGGCTCTGGCCTATTTCGAGCGCAAGTACGACGGCATTGTGGTCGAGATCGGCCTCCTCGAACGGCGGGTGAAGACCACCGATCTGTCGGCGAAGGACGCGACGACCGCGATCGACCACCTGCGGCAGCAGGTCGACGAGCACCACGCGGTGGGCGACCTCGACGCGCTGCGCAAGCGGCTGGACGCGCTCGTCGCGACGGTCGAGGCGCGGCGCGAGGAGCGCAAGGCGCTGAAGGCCAAGCAGACCGACGAGGCGAAGCACGCCAAGGAGGCGCTGGTCGTCGAGGCGGAGGAGCTGGCGCAGAGCGAGCAGTGGCGCTCGGCCGGCGAGCGGCTGCGGGCGCTGGTGGACACCTGGAAGGGTCTCCCCCGTCTCGACCGCAAGTCGGACGACGAGCTGTGGCACCGCTTCTCGCACGCCCGCTCGGCGTTCTCCAAGCGGCGCAAGGCCCACTTCGCCGCGCTGGACGCCCAGCGCGAGGACGCCCGCAAGGCCAAGGAGAAGCTGGTCACCGAGGCCGAGGCGCTGTCCGGCTCCACGGACTGGGTGACCACGGCCGCGCGCTACCGCGACCTGATGACCGAGTGGAAGGCGGCGGGCCGCGCCCAGCGCGAGTCCGAGGACGACCTGTGGAATCGTTTCCGCGGCGCCCAGGACATCTTCTTCGCCGCCCGCAGCGGGGTCTTCGCGGAGCGGGACGCCGAGCAGGGCGAGAACCTCAAGCTGAAGGAGGAGCTCGCCGCGGAGGCCGAGAAGCTGGTGCCGGTGAAGGACCTCAAGGCCGCCCGGGCCGCGTTCCGGTCCATCAACGAGCGCTGGGAGGCCATCGGCCACGTACCGCGTGACGCCCGCCCGAAGGTCGAGGGCCGGATGCAGGCGGTGGAGCGGGCGCTCCAGGAGTCCGAGGAGTCGGAGTGGCGCCGGACGAACCCGGAGGCGCGGGCCCGCGCCGCGGGTCTGACCGGTCAGCTCCAGGCCGCCGTGGACAAGCTGCGCGGCCAGATCGACACCGCGCGCGCCCAGGGCAACAACGCCCGTGCGGACAAGCTGGCCAAGGAGCTGGAGGGCCGCCAGGCGCTGCTGGACCAGGCGCTCAAGGGCCTGGAGGAGTTCGGCGGCTGA
- a CDS encoding bifunctional (p)ppGpp synthetase/guanosine-3',5'-bis(diphosphate) 3'-pyrophosphohydrolase: protein MAAPATPRKAAPSNAPEPAPADAARPPAAAKPTGPAAPPAKPAGPETPPNPAGTTGPAQPPARKPAPEAPKPPAPGPPAKTGASAGSASRTGGSSNRVRARLARLGVQRSSPYNPVLEPLLRTVRGNDPKIETATLRQIEKAYQVAERWHRGQKRKSGDPYITHPLAVTTILAELGMDPATLMAGLLHDTVEDTEYGLDTLRRDFGDQVALLVDGVTKLDKVKFGEAAQAETVRKMVVAMAKDPRVLVIKLADRLHNMRTMRYLKREKQEKKARETLEIYAPLAHRLGMNTIKWELEDLAFAILYPKMYDEIVRLVAERAPKRDEYLAIVTDEVQADLRAARIKATVTGRPKHYYSVYQKMIVRGRDFAEIYDLVGIRVLVDTVRDCYAALGTVHARWNPVPGRFKDYIAMPKFNMYQSLHTTVIGPSGKPVELQIRTFDMHRRAEYGIAAHWKYKQEAVAGASKVRTDVPKHTGRGQDTVNDMAWLRQLLDWQKETEDPSEFLESLRFDLSRNEVFVFTPKGDVIALPAGATPVDFAYAVHTEVGHRTIGARVNGRLVPLESTLDNGDLVEVFTSKAAGAGPSRDWLGFVKSPRARNKIRAWFSKERRDEAIEQGKDAIARAMRKQNLPIQRILTGDSLVTLAHEMRYPDISSLYAAIGEGHVAAAGVVQKLVQALGGHDEANEDLAESTPPSHGGRGKRRANADPGVVVKGVEDVWVKLARCCTPVPGDPIIGFVTRGSGVSVHRADCVNVESLSQQPERILEVEWAPTQSSVFLVAIQVEALDRSRLLSDVTRILSDQHVNILSAAVQTSRDRVATSRFTFEMGDPKHLGHVLKAVRGVEGVYDVYRVTSARRP, encoded by the coding sequence GTGGCGGCCCCCGCCACGCCGCGGAAGGCCGCGCCCTCGAACGCGCCGGAGCCCGCGCCCGCCGACGCCGCGCGCCCCCCGGCCGCCGCGAAGCCCACCGGGCCGGCCGCCCCTCCCGCGAAACCCGCGGGCCCCGAGACGCCGCCGAATCCGGCCGGGACGACCGGGCCCGCGCAGCCACCGGCGAGGAAGCCGGCCCCCGAGGCGCCCAAGCCCCCGGCTCCCGGACCCCCCGCGAAGACCGGGGCCAGCGCCGGGTCCGCCTCCCGCACCGGCGGCTCATCCAACCGCGTGCGGGCCCGCCTCGCCCGACTGGGCGTACAGCGCTCCAGCCCGTACAACCCGGTCCTGGAACCCCTCCTGCGTACGGTCCGGGGCAACGACCCCAAGATCGAGACGGCCACGCTCCGCCAGATCGAGAAGGCCTACCAGGTCGCCGAGCGCTGGCACCGGGGCCAGAAGCGCAAGAGCGGCGACCCCTACATCACCCACCCGCTGGCCGTCACCACGATCCTCGCCGAGCTGGGCATGGACCCGGCGACGCTGATGGCGGGCCTGCTCCACGACACCGTCGAGGACACCGAGTACGGCCTGGACACCCTGCGACGGGACTTCGGCGACCAGGTCGCCCTGCTCGTCGACGGCGTCACCAAGCTCGACAAGGTCAAGTTCGGCGAGGCCGCGCAGGCCGAGACCGTACGCAAGATGGTCGTCGCCATGGCCAAGGACCCCCGGGTCCTGGTCATCAAGCTCGCCGACCGCCTGCACAACATGCGCACCATGCGCTACCTCAAGCGGGAGAAGCAGGAGAAGAAGGCCCGCGAGACGCTGGAGATCTACGCCCCGCTGGCACACCGGCTGGGCATGAACACCATCAAGTGGGAGCTGGAGGACCTCGCCTTCGCGATCCTCTACCCCAAGATGTACGACGAGATCGTCCGGCTCGTCGCCGAGCGGGCCCCCAAGCGCGACGAATACCTCGCCATAGTGACCGACGAGGTCCAGGCCGACCTGCGCGCCGCCCGCATCAAGGCCACCGTCACCGGCCGCCCCAAGCACTACTACAGCGTCTACCAGAAGATGATCGTGCGAGGACGCGACTTCGCCGAGATCTACGACCTGGTGGGCATCAGGGTGCTCGTCGACACGGTCCGCGACTGCTACGCGGCGCTCGGCACCGTCCACGCCCGGTGGAACCCGGTGCCCGGGCGGTTCAAGGACTACATCGCGATGCCCAAGTTCAACATGTACCAGTCACTGCACACCACGGTGATCGGTCCCAGCGGCAAGCCCGTCGAGCTCCAGATCCGCACCTTCGACATGCACCGCCGCGCCGAGTACGGCATCGCCGCCCACTGGAAGTACAAGCAGGAGGCCGTCGCGGGCGCCTCCAAGGTGCGTACCGACGTCCCCAAGCACACCGGGCGCGGCCAGGACACCGTCAACGACATGGCCTGGCTGCGCCAGCTCCTGGACTGGCAGAAGGAGACCGAGGACCCCAGCGAGTTCCTGGAGTCCCTGCGCTTCGACCTCTCGCGCAACGAGGTCTTCGTCTTCACGCCGAAGGGCGACGTGATAGCGCTACCGGCCGGCGCGACCCCCGTCGACTTCGCGTACGCCGTCCACACCGAGGTCGGCCACCGGACCATAGGAGCACGCGTCAACGGGCGGCTCGTCCCGCTCGAATCGACGCTCGACAACGGCGACCTGGTCGAGGTCTTCACCTCCAAGGCGGCCGGCGCCGGACCCTCCCGGGACTGGCTCGGCTTCGTCAAGTCGCCGCGCGCCCGCAACAAGATCCGCGCCTGGTTCTCCAAGGAGCGCCGCGACGAGGCCATCGAGCAGGGCAAGGACGCCATCGCGCGCGCCATGCGCAAGCAGAACCTGCCGATCCAGCGCATCCTGACCGGTGACTCCCTGGTCACCCTCGCCCACGAGATGCGCTACCCGGACATCTCCTCGCTGTACGCGGCCATCGGCGAGGGCCATGTCGCCGCGGCGGGCGTCGTGCAGAAGCTGGTGCAGGCACTCGGCGGCCACGACGAGGCCAACGAGGACCTCGCCGAGTCCACGCCGCCCTCGCACGGAGGCCGCGGCAAGCGCCGCGCCAACGCGGACCCCGGAGTCGTCGTCAAGGGCGTCGAGGACGTCTGGGTCAAGCTGGCCCGCTGCTGTACGCCCGTCCCCGGCGACCCGATCATCGGCTTCGTCACCCGGGGCAGCGGCGTCTCCGTGCACCGCGCCGACTGCGTCAACGTGGAGTCGCTCTCGCAGCAGCCCGAACGGATCCTGGAGGTCGAGTGGGCCCCCACCCAGTCCTCGGTCTTCCTGGTCGCCATCCAGGTCGAGGCGCTGGACCGCTCCCGGCTGCTCTCCGACGTCACCCGGATCCTCTCCGACCAGCACGTCAACATCCTGTCCGCGGCCGTCCAGACGTCCCGCGACCGGGTGGCCACCTCACGCTTCACCTTCGAGATGGGCGACCCCAAGCACCTGGGCCACGTCCTGAAGGCCGTACGCGGCGTGGAGGGCGTCTACGACGTCTACCGCGTCACCTCGGCCCGCAGGCCGTAG
- a CDS encoding adenine phosphoribosyltransferase, which produces MTSTTEPIKELLLSRIRDVADYPKPGVMFKDITPLLADPVAFTALTDALAELCVRHGATKIVGLEARGFILAAPVAVRAGIGFIPVRKAGKLPGATLSQSYELEYGSAEIEIHAEDLDAEDRVMIIDDVLATGGTAEASLELIRRAGARVAGVAVLMELGFLAGRARLEPGLAGAPLEALITV; this is translated from the coding sequence ATGACGAGCACCACCGAACCCATCAAGGAGCTGCTGCTCAGCCGGATCCGCGATGTCGCGGACTACCCGAAGCCCGGCGTGATGTTCAAGGACATCACCCCGCTGCTCGCGGACCCGGTGGCCTTCACGGCGCTGACCGACGCCCTCGCGGAGCTGTGCGTACGGCACGGCGCCACGAAGATCGTCGGCCTGGAGGCGCGCGGCTTCATCCTGGCCGCGCCCGTCGCGGTCCGGGCGGGCATCGGCTTCATCCCGGTCCGCAAGGCCGGGAAGCTCCCCGGCGCCACGCTGAGCCAGTCCTACGAGCTGGAGTACGGCAGCGCGGAGATCGAGATCCACGCCGAGGACCTCGACGCCGAGGACCGGGTCATGATCATCGACGACGTCCTCGCCACCGGCGGCACCGCCGAGGCCTCGCTGGAGCTCATCCGGCGGGCCGGCGCCCGGGTCGCGGGCGTCGCGGTCCTCATGGAGCTCGGCTTCCTCGCGGGCCGGGCCCGCCTGGAGCCGGGCCTCGCAGGCGCACCCCTGGAGGCCCTGATCACGGTCTGA
- the secF gene encoding protein translocase subunit SecF, with product MSRLGNLGARLYRGEVGYDFIRNRKIWYGISILITITAIIGVAVGGLRMGIEFKGGAVFTTDTKAQISTAQATDVATEASGHMAIVQELGNGGLRIQITEVDTAKANEIKETLSDELGIPANDINADLVGPSWGEQIANKAWTGLGVFMILVVIYLAIAFEWRMAVAALIALIHDITITVGVYALVGFEVTPGTVIGLLTILGYSLYDTVVVFDSLKEGQKDITKQTRFTYSEIANRSINSTLVRSINTTVVALLPVAGLLFIGGGVFGAGMLNDISLSLFVGLAAGAYSSIFIATPLVADLKEREPQMKALKKRILAKRAAAAAKGESPDDDGPEDPRDDTETAGTTIGRPRSHGRTPGKR from the coding sequence ATGTCGCGACTCGGCAATCTCGGCGCCCGGCTCTACCGTGGCGAGGTCGGCTACGACTTCATCCGCAACCGCAAGATCTGGTACGGGATCTCGATCCTGATCACCATCACGGCCATCATCGGCGTGGCGGTCGGCGGTCTGCGCATGGGCATCGAGTTCAAGGGCGGCGCGGTCTTCACGACCGACACCAAGGCCCAGATCTCGACCGCCCAGGCCACCGACGTGGCGACCGAGGCCTCCGGTCACATGGCGATCGTCCAGGAGCTGGGCAACGGCGGTCTGCGCATCCAGATCACCGAGGTCGACACCGCCAAGGCCAACGAGATCAAGGAGACGCTCTCCGACGAGCTCGGCATTCCCGCCAACGACATCAACGCGGACCTGGTCGGCCCCAGCTGGGGCGAGCAGATCGCGAACAAGGCGTGGACCGGCCTCGGGGTCTTCATGATCCTGGTGGTGATCTACCTGGCCATCGCCTTCGAGTGGCGGATGGCCGTCGCCGCCCTCATCGCGCTGATCCACGACATCACCATCACGGTCGGCGTCTACGCCCTGGTCGGCTTCGAGGTCACGCCGGGCACGGTGATCGGTCTGCTGACCATTCTCGGTTACTCCCTGTACGACACGGTGGTGGTCTTCGACAGCCTCAAGGAGGGCCAGAAGGACATCACGAAGCAGACCCGCTTCACGTACAGCGAGATCGCCAACCGGTCGATCAACAGCACCCTGGTCCGCTCCATCAACACCACGGTGGTGGCGCTGCTGCCGGTGGCCGGTCTGCTGTTCATCGGCGGCGGCGTCTTCGGCGCGGGCATGCTGAACGACATCTCGCTGTCGCTGTTCGTCGGTCTCGCCGCCGGCGCCTACTCCTCGATCTTCATCGCCACGCCGCTCGTCGCCGACCTCAAGGAACGCGAGCCGCAGATGAAGGCGCTGAAGAAGCGGATCCTCGCCAAGCGGGCCGCCGCTGCCGCCAAGGGCGAGTCCCCCGACGACGACGGCCCCGAGGACCCGCGCGACGACACCGAGACGGCGGGCACGACGATCGGCCGCCCCCGGTCGCACGGCCGTACCCCCGGGAAGCGCTGA
- the secD gene encoding protein translocase subunit SecD — MAAPKKGRGPSGGHGRPGRALALILIAMVALAGGMFLSGHTTPRLGIDLAGGTSITLEAQNQPGKPNAINPTNMNTAVGIIERRVNGLGVSEAEVQTQGSKNIIVNIPKGTNSEQAQKQVGTTAQLYFRPVLTVQASGPAEPTPSGSATPSGSATPKPGESAEGADKPKGEEATGSEATPSASATTQGRAVTGALTKDDPTPGASDKPKPSDSPEASPSADPATAKLQEEFAKLDCTDPKQRSEAGQNAKPTDSIVACGSNVPGSYEKYVLGPAEVSGSDVDDAKGAIEQQTGEWIVSMEFTSAGAKKFQTITSRLSQQQPPMNQFAIVLDGEVVSAPSVRTALSKNAQISGSFDQQSAEDLGNILSYGALPLTFKEVSVTTVTAALGSEQLKGGLIAGAIGLALVVVYLVVYYRGLAFIALLSLLVSGLLTYTIMALLGPAIGFALNLPAVCGAIVAIGITADSFIVYFERVRDEIREGRTLRPAIERAWPRARRTILVSDFVSFLAAAVLFIVTVGKVQGFAFTLGLTTLLDVVVVFFFTKPLMTLMGRTKFFSRGGPWSGLDPKRLGAQPPLRRSRRVNAPTEPKEA; from the coding sequence GTGGCAGCACCCAAGAAGGGCCGAGGGCCGTCCGGCGGTCATGGCAGGCCGGGGCGTGCCCTGGCTCTGATCCTCATCGCCATGGTCGCGCTCGCAGGCGGGATGTTCCTCTCGGGGCACACCACGCCCCGGCTGGGCATCGACCTGGCCGGCGGGACGTCGATCACGCTGGAGGCGCAGAACCAGCCCGGCAAGCCGAACGCGATCAACCCGACCAACATGAACACCGCGGTCGGGATCATCGAACGGCGAGTCAACGGGCTGGGCGTCTCCGAGGCCGAGGTCCAGACCCAGGGCTCGAAGAACATCATCGTCAACATCCCCAAGGGAACCAACTCCGAGCAGGCCCAGAAGCAGGTCGGCACCACCGCCCAGCTCTACTTCCGGCCCGTTCTGACGGTGCAGGCGAGCGGTCCAGCGGAGCCCACGCCCTCCGGTTCCGCGACGCCCTCGGGCAGCGCCACCCCGAAGCCCGGTGAGTCCGCCGAAGGCGCGGACAAGCCCAAGGGCGAGGAGGCCACAGGTTCGGAGGCCACCCCCTCGGCGAGCGCCACCACCCAGGGCCGCGCGGTGACCGGCGCCCTGACGAAGGACGACCCGACCCCCGGGGCCTCCGACAAGCCGAAGCCGTCCGACTCCCCCGAGGCCTCGCCCTCCGCGGACCCGGCCACGGCCAAGCTCCAGGAGGAGTTCGCCAAGCTCGACTGCACCGACCCCAAGCAGCGCTCGGAGGCCGGCCAGAACGCCAAGCCCACCGACTCGATCGTCGCCTGCGGATCGAACGTCCCCGGCAGCTACGAGAAGTACGTCCTCGGCCCGGCCGAGGTCTCCGGCAGCGACGTCGACGACGCCAAGGGCGCCATCGAGCAGCAGACCGGCGAGTGGATCGTGTCGATGGAGTTCACCTCCGCCGGCGCCAAGAAGTTCCAGACGATCACCAGCCGGCTCTCGCAGCAGCAGCCGCCGATGAACCAGTTCGCGATCGTCCTCGACGGCGAGGTCGTCTCCGCTCCCTCGGTGCGCACCGCGCTCAGCAAGAACGCCCAGATCTCCGGCAGCTTCGACCAGCAGTCGGCCGAGGACCTCGGCAACATCCTGTCCTACGGCGCACTGCCGCTGACCTTCAAGGAGGTCAGCGTCACCACGGTGACCGCCGCGCTCGGCAGCGAGCAGCTCAAGGGCGGTCTGATCGCCGGCGCCATCGGTCTGGCACTGGTCGTCGTCTACCTGGTCGTCTACTACCGGGGCCTCGCGTTCATCGCACTCCTGAGCCTCCTGGTCTCCGGCCTACTGACGTACACGATCATGGCCTTGCTGGGGCCGGCCATCGGCTTCGCGCTGAACCTGCCGGCGGTCTGCGGCGCCATCGTCGCCATCGGCATCACAGCGGACTCGTTCATCGTCTACTTCGAACGGGTCAGAGACGAGATCCGCGAGGGACGCACGCTCCGTCCCGCCATCGAGCGCGCCTGGCCGCGCGCCCGGCGCACCATCCTGGTCTCCGACTTCGTGTCGTTCCTGGCCGCCGCGGTGCTCTTCATCGTCACCGTCGGCAAGGTGCAGGGCTTCGCCTTCACGCTCGGCCTCACCACGCTCCTCGACGTCGTCGTGGTCTTCTTCTTCACGAAGCCCCTCATGACGCTCATGGGACGGACGAAGTTCTTCTCCAGGGGCGGCCCGTGGTCCGGGCTGGACCCGAAGCGGCTCGGCGCCCAGCCGCCGCTGCGCCGCTCGCGCCGTGTCAACGCCCCCACCGAACCGAAGGAGGCGTGA
- the yajC gene encoding preprotein translocase subunit YajC has product MDILTLLPFIVLIGAMFLMTRSAKKKQAAAAQMRNDMQPGTGVRTIGGMYATVKEVHDDTVLLEVAPGVHAIYAKNSIGAVLDDAEYNRIVHGDDPELDADGTVVPDDASSLTGESDSAEVAKIDLAKDDAADDAEPEDAAVKDAKEVKDVKDAKDESKTDGEADSK; this is encoded by the coding sequence GTGGATATCTTGACTCTCCTCCCCTTCATCGTGCTCATCGGGGCCATGTTCCTGATGACCCGCTCCGCCAAGAAGAAGCAGGCGGCGGCCGCGCAGATGCGCAATGACATGCAGCCCGGCACCGGCGTCCGGACGATCGGGGGCATGTACGCCACCGTCAAGGAAGTCCACGACGACACGGTTCTCCTCGAGGTCGCTCCCGGCGTGCACGCCATCTACGCGAAGAACTCCATCGGCGCCGTCCTGGACGACGCGGAGTACAACCGCATCGTGCACGGTGACGACCCGGAGCTGGACGCGGACGGCACCGTCGTTCCCGACGACGCCTCCTCGCTGACCGGCGAGTCCGACTCCGCCGAGGTCGCCAAGATCGACCTGGCCAAGGACGACGCTGCCGACGACGCCGAGCCCGAGGACGCCGCGGTCAAGGACGCCAAGGAAGTCAAGGACGTCAAGGACGCCAAGGACGAGAGCAAGACCGACGGCGAGGCCGACTCCAAGTAG
- the ruvB gene encoding Holliday junction branch migration DNA helicase RuvB encodes MNWDETGPETDEPTGPVLDDRLVDAGHLDGEDTAVEAALRPKDLEEFVGQEKVREQLDLVLKAARARGATADHVLLSGAPGLGKTTLSMIIAAEMNAPIRITSGPAIQHAGDLAAILSSLQEGEVLFLDEIHRMSRPAEEMLYMAMEDFRVDVIVGKGPGATAIPLELPPFTLVGATTRAGLLPPPLRDRFGFTGHMEFYAPAELERVIHRSARLLDVGIDVEGAAEIAGRSRGTPRIANRLLRRVRDYAQVKAEGTIDREIAMAALKVYEVDARGLDRLDRAVLGALLKLFGGGPVGLSTLAVAVGEERETVEEVAEPFLVREGLLARTPRGRVATPAAWAHLGLVPPQHGAKGQQGLFGA; translated from the coding sequence ATGAACTGGGACGAGACCGGACCCGAGACCGACGAGCCGACCGGCCCGGTCCTCGACGACCGGCTGGTCGACGCCGGCCATCTCGACGGCGAGGACACCGCGGTCGAGGCGGCGCTGCGCCCCAAGGACCTGGAGGAGTTCGTCGGCCAGGAGAAGGTCCGCGAACAGCTCGACCTGGTCCTCAAGGCCGCCCGCGCCCGCGGCGCCACCGCCGACCACGTCCTGCTCTCCGGCGCGCCCGGCCTCGGCAAGACCACTCTTTCGATGATCATCGCGGCGGAGATGAACGCCCCGATCAGGATCACCTCGGGCCCCGCCATCCAGCACGCCGGCGACCTCGCGGCGATCCTCTCCTCCCTCCAGGAGGGCGAGGTCCTCTTCCTCGACGAGATCCACCGCATGTCCCGGCCCGCCGAGGAGATGCTCTACATGGCGATGGAGGACTTCCGGGTCGACGTCATCGTCGGCAAGGGCCCCGGCGCCACCGCCATCCCGCTGGAACTGCCCCCCTTCACCCTGGTCGGGGCCACCACCAGGGCCGGACTGCTCCCGCCCCCGCTGCGCGACCGCTTCGGCTTCACCGGGCACATGGAGTTCTACGCCCCCGCCGAGCTGGAGCGCGTCATCCACCGCTCCGCCCGCCTCCTCGACGTCGGCATCGACGTGGAGGGCGCCGCCGAGATCGCCGGACGCTCCCGCGGCACCCCCCGTATCGCCAACCGCCTGCTGCGCCGCGTCCGCGACTACGCCCAGGTCAAGGCGGAGGGCACGATCGACCGGGAGATCGCGATGGCCGCCCTCAAGGTGTACGAGGTTGACGCCCGCGGACTCGACCGGCTGGACCGTGCCGTCCTCGGCGCCCTGCTGAAGCTCTTCGGCGGCGGCCCGGTGGGGCTGTCCACGCTGGCGGTCGCGGTGGGGGAGGAGCGGGAGACCGTCGAGGAGGTCGCGGAGCCCTTCCTCGTACGGGAAGGACTGCTGGCCAGGACGCCGCGCGGCCGTGTCGCCACCCCGGCGGCCTGGGCACATCTGGGACTGGTCCCGCCGCAGCACGGAGCAAAGGGACAACAGGGCCTGTTCGGGGCGTGA